The following proteins come from a genomic window of Ictalurus furcatus strain D&B chromosome 26, Billie_1.0, whole genome shotgun sequence:
- the cxcl18b gene encoding chemokine (C-X-C motif) ligand 18b yields MTFLTHAVSFLLVVVLCLQHSDAQSVPDRCRCQITSSKPSRWKNIDGFSITAPRSRCKATEIILTLKTVNAKTNEKERRCISPNIYQGEYLQQCWNRINKDGRRATIKMSECGISRNTAVKIENTTTVSQQ; encoded by the exons ATGACTTTTCTAACTCACGCTGTCAGCTTTTTGCTGGTTGTGGTCCTTTGTCTCCAACATAGCGATG CTCAGTCAGTACCGGACAGATGCAGATGTCAGATCACGTCCTCTAAGCCTTCTAGATGGAAAAATATCGACGGGTTCTCCATCACTGCACCAAGATCCCGCTGCAAAGCCACCGAGATCAT actgacactgaagactgtAAATGCAAAGACAAATGAGAAAGAACGACGCTGTATTAGCCCAAATATATATCAGGGCGAATACCTTCAGCAATGCTGGAACAG GATAAACAAAGATGGCAGGAGAGCCACTATCAAGATGTCTGAATGTGGAATTTCCAGAAACACTGCAGTAAAAATTGAAAACACAACCACAGTAAGTCAGCAGTGA